The DNA window CCAGTTTCTCGGCCCAGCCGCGCGCCGCGCCCTGGCCTTTGAACAGTTCGTTGCCCTCGTAAATCACGGTGGCGTCGAATACGGGGGCGGCAAAGATGGTCATGATCGGAACTCTCTTAAAATCTGAAAGCGCCATTGTGCACCAATTCGCCATTCCTGCGATTTGCGTGCGCATGTCCCACCTTTACCACTACGTCATTCGACGTATTCCCCGAGTCACCATCGCTGGCTAAAGTTGCAACATTAGTTCAACAATAGTCCAACCAAGGGGAAACACGATGCGTCTGAAACGGGGAAGCCGGCAAGTGCTGCTGGCGGCGGCGGTGGCGGCGGTGGCGGCGGGTGCAGTCAAACCTGCCTGCGCCGGCGCGACGATCAACATGGGCGACGACAAGTCGGTCAGCGTCGGCTTCGGCCTGCGCGAGAGCTTCACCAGCGCGGAAGACGCGGCGCCCAACGGCACCGGGCGCTCGCAGGACTTCAACCTCGATAGCGGCCGCCTGTACTTCGGCGCCTCGCTAAACAAGAACATCAAGGGCATGTTCAACACCGAGTGGGACGGCGACAAGATCCGCGTGCTCGACGCCGCCGGCCAGTTCGCCATCTCCCCCGAATTCAATATCTGGGCCGGCCGCCTGCTGTCGCCGAGCGACCGCGCCAACATGGCCGGCCCTTACTACTCGATGGGCGGCGGCTACTGGGCCGGCGTGGCTTCGCGCTACGGCTACAACGGCGGCATCTTCCGCGGCCGCGACGACGGCGTCGTCGTCTGGGGCAATGTCGCCGACGGCAAGCTCGGTTACTCCTTCGGCGCCTTCGAAGGCCACACTTTCGGCATCGGTTCGCTGACGCAGTCGCAGGCCAAGGCGGCCGGCGTCAACGCCGACGATTCGCTGATGTACGCGGGCCGCCTGCAGTACGACTTCTGGGACGCGGAACCGGGCTACTACGGCACCGGCAACTTCCTCGGCAACGCCGACATCCTGTCGATCGGCGTGGCGGGGCGCTACCAGAAGGACGGCATCCTGACCGCCGTCAAAACCGGAAAATACAGCTCCTACAACGTCGACTTCCTGATGGAGAAGCGCATCAAGGGCTCCGGCGCGGTGGCGGTGGAAGCGGCCTACTACGACTACGACACCGACAACATCATCCTGGCGGAGCAGGGCAACGCCTACTCGGCGGGCGTGTCCTATATCTTCGACCAGAAGCTCGGCTGGGGCAAGGTCCAGCCGTTCGCGCGCTGGCAGAAATTCGCCGCCGACACCAACATCGACACCAAGCAAATCGACGCCGGCGTGAACTACATCATCGACGGCTACAACGCGCAAATCAGCGCCGTGTATTCGAAGACCAAGGTCACCAGCGTGGCCAGCCAGGACAAATTCTCGGTCACTTTGCAGCTGCAATACTAATCTCGCCACCCACGGAGTTATCACATGCAAAATCGTCGCAATTTCATCGGCACCATCAGCCGCATCGCCGCCGCCACGTCCCTGCTGGCCGCCGGTGTCAATGTCTATGCCGCCGACACCATCAAGGTCGGCATCCTGCACTCGCTGTCCGGCACCATGGCCATCTCGGAGACGTCGCTCAAGGACGTCGCCTTGATGACCATCGACGAGATCAACGCCAAGGGCGGCGTGATGGGCAAGAAGCTGGAGGCGGTGGTCGTCGATCCGGCCTCCAACTGGCCGCTGTTCGCCGAAAAGGCGCGTGGCCTGATCGCCCAGAACAAGGTGGCCGCCGTCTTCGGTTGCTGGACCTCGGTGTCGCGCAAGTCGGTGCTGCCGGTGTTCAAGGAACTGAATAGCCTGTTGTTCTACCCGGTGCAGTACGAGGGCGAGGAACTGGAAAAGAACGTGTTCTACACCGGCGCGGCGCCGAACCAGCAGGCGATTCCCGCCGTTGAATATTTGATGAGCAAGGACGGCGGCGGCGCCAAGCGCTTCGTGCTGCTGGGGACCGACTACGTCTATCCACGCACCACCAACAAGATCCTGCGCGCTTTCCTGAAGAGCAAAGGCGTGAAGGATAGCGATATCGACGAGGTGTACACCCCGTTCGGCCACTCCGACTACCAGACCATCGTCGCCAACATCAAGAAGTTCTCGGCGGGCGGCAAGACGGCCGTGATCTCGACCATCAACGGCGACTCCAACGTGCCGTTCTATAAAGAGCTGGGCAACGCCGGCCTGAAGGCGACCGATGTGCCGGTGGTGGCGTTCTCGGTGGGCGAGGAGGAACTGCGCGGCGTCGACACCAAGCCGCTGCTGGGCCACCTGGCGGCATGGAACTACTTCGAATCGGTGAAAAATCCGGTCAACACG is part of the Oxalobacteraceae bacterium OTU3CAMAD1 genome and encodes:
- a CDS encoding porin translates to MRLKRGSRQVLLAAAVAAVAAGAVKPACAGATINMGDDKSVSVGFGLRESFTSAEDAAPNGTGRSQDFNLDSGRLYFGASLNKNIKGMFNTEWDGDKIRVLDAAGQFAISPEFNIWAGRLLSPSDRANMAGPYYSMGGGYWAGVASRYGYNGGIFRGRDDGVVVWGNVADGKLGYSFGAFEGHTFGIGSLTQSQAKAAGVNADDSLMYAGRLQYDFWDAEPGYYGTGNFLGNADILSIGVAGRYQKDGILTAVKTGKYSSYNVDFLMEKRIKGSGAVAVEAAYYDYDTDNIILAEQGNAYSAGVSYIFDQKLGWGKVQPFARWQKFAADTNIDTKQIDAGVNYIIDGYNAQISAVYSKTKVTSVASQDKFSVTLQLQY
- the urtA gene encoding urea ABC transporter substrate-binding protein, which codes for MQNRRNFIGTISRIAAATSLLAAGVNVYAADTIKVGILHSLSGTMAISETSLKDVALMTIDEINAKGGVMGKKLEAVVVDPASNWPLFAEKARGLIAQNKVAAVFGCWTSVSRKSVLPVFKELNSLLFYPVQYEGEELEKNVFYTGAAPNQQAIPAVEYLMSKDGGGAKRFVLLGTDYVYPRTTNKILRAFLKSKGVKDSDIDEVYTPFGHSDYQTIVANIKKFSAGGKTAVISTINGDSNVPFYKELGNAGLKATDVPVVAFSVGEEELRGVDTKPLLGHLAAWNYFESVKNPVNTDFIKKWKAYAVAKKLPNAKTVVTNDPMEATYVGIHMWAQAVEKAKSTDTDKVIAAMGGQTFKAPSGFTLTMDATNHHLHKPVFIGEIRADGQFNVVWKTPGPVRAQPWSPYIQGNEGKQKL